A section of the Candidatus Woesearchaeota archaeon genome encodes:
- a CDS encoding FAD-dependent thymidylate synthase, whose product MSPSQNKSNKPDQERPQHQAGFSPGVTIIAITDKPPSTLATGAARTCYASKGIILPDEAENNAELKKKIYQSTATAGHNTVQQHHHITFAIDNISRHATWQFLHAHPFYNSEQVSQRYVTVKPDNFITPPLTNTNKACFVRHVNDAVKAYYELIELLTPITKEALLERFPAKRKQLRTKEGERAILRDAKKKAQEVARYVLPVAASTRLYHTISAITLQRYHQAKNTLGTPTEVRALVDAMYSAVLATDPDFAMASFAPPPQEETTAWRALTGMAKSAGYDESPEGLETFIRSEACAHEVHRQREVFENDLEGRVVKLLDGHEHNEAILARAARAVLGPAGAHLTDEELLRTVLDPASNPHLSTPTNTSTISPVTRAMQSITYTFMKKLSHTADSQDQRHRMVPSTTPLLFLEVAADPYFITPELIKEAGGAAQRIYTQAIHNLYRGIKTLLNKGTPAEFSQYLFPNAHAIRIIQQGNLLHLYHKHTMRQCLNAQEEIWKATIQEAEQIRHANPIIGASLAPPCVHRKDAHQKPYCPEGPRYCGIPVWNLEPSALANTPRTI is encoded by the coding sequence ATGAGCCCCTCCCAGAACAAAAGCAACAAGCCAGACCAGGAACGCCCACAACACCAGGCAGGATTCTCCCCCGGCGTTACCATCATCGCCATCACTGACAAGCCACCATCAACGCTTGCCACCGGCGCTGCCCGCACCTGCTACGCAAGCAAAGGCATCATCCTCCCTGACGAAGCAGAAAACAACGCCGAACTGAAAAAAAAAATCTATCAAAGCACAGCAACAGCAGGCCACAACACCGTCCAACAACACCACCACATCACCTTCGCCATCGACAACATCTCCCGCCACGCAACCTGGCAATTCCTCCACGCACACCCCTTCTACAACAGCGAGCAAGTCAGCCAACGCTACGTGACCGTAAAGCCTGACAACTTCATCACACCCCCCCTTACCAACACGAACAAAGCATGCTTTGTCAGGCACGTCAACGACGCCGTCAAAGCATACTACGAACTCATTGAACTCCTCACACCCATAACGAAAGAAGCGCTCTTAGAACGCTTCCCCGCAAAAAGAAAACAACTACGCACAAAGGAAGGAGAACGAGCAATCCTTCGTGATGCCAAAAAAAAAGCACAGGAAGTCGCCCGGTACGTCCTGCCTGTCGCGGCATCCACACGACTCTACCACACGATCAGCGCCATTACGCTCCAACGCTACCACCAAGCAAAAAACACGCTAGGGACGCCAACAGAAGTGCGCGCCCTCGTTGACGCCATGTACAGCGCAGTCCTCGCCACAGACCCTGACTTCGCAATGGCCAGCTTCGCACCGCCACCACAAGAAGAAACAACAGCGTGGCGAGCCCTTACCGGCATGGCTAAAAGCGCAGGCTATGACGAATCCCCTGAAGGATTAGAAACATTCATCCGCAGCGAAGCCTGCGCTCACGAAGTCCACCGCCAACGCGAAGTCTTCGAGAACGACCTTGAAGGACGAGTCGTCAAACTCCTAGACGGACACGAGCACAACGAAGCAATCCTGGCCAGGGCGGCAAGAGCAGTCCTCGGCCCCGCAGGAGCACACCTCACTGACGAGGAACTCCTCCGCACCGTTCTCGACCCTGCCAGCAACCCGCACCTCTCCACCCCCACGAACACGAGCACCATCTCCCCCGTCACGCGCGCAATGCAAAGCATCACCTATACGTTCATGAAAAAACTCAGCCACACCGCAGACTCACAAGACCAGCGCCACCGCATGGTCCCGAGCACCACCCCTCTTCTCTTCCTCGAAGTCGCGGCAGACCCTTACTTCATCACCCCCGAACTCATCAAAGAAGCAGGAGGCGCCGCCCAGCGCATCTACACCCAAGCAATCCACAACCTCTACAGAGGCATAAAAACACTTCTCAACAAAGGAACACCCGCCGAATTCAGCCAATACCTCTTCCCCAACGCACACGCGATCCGCATCATCCAACAAGGAAACCTCCTCCACCTCTATCACAAACACACCATGCGACAATGCCTGAACGCCCAAGAAGAAATTTGGAAAGCCACCATACAAGAAGCAGAACAAATCAGGCACGCAAACCCCATCATAGGCGCCAGCCTCGCACCACCCTGCGTCCACAGAAAAGACGCCCACCAAAAACCCTACTGCCCAGAAGGACCCCGCTACTGCGGCATCCCAGTATGGAACCTCGAACCAAGCGCTTTAGCCAACACCCCCCGCACCATATGA
- a CDS encoding 50S ribosomal protein L34e, translated as MPQGQLKSKTFKKKQVRTPGGRLATHYRKPKPKQAACSACGRVLHGIPRLRPKDARNTPKTKKRPERPYGGVLCAACSRTEMIAKARAQQA; from the coding sequence ATGCCACAAGGCCAATTAAAATCAAAAACGTTCAAGAAAAAACAAGTAAGAACGCCTGGAGGGCGCCTCGCGACGCATTACCGCAAGCCCAAACCCAAGCAGGCCGCGTGCTCCGCGTGCGGACGGGTTCTTCACGGCATCCCCCGCCTCAGGCCGAAGGATGCACGAAACACGCCCAAAACGAAGAAACGCCCAGAACGCCCCTACGGCGGCGTCTTATGCGCTGCATGTTCCCGTACAGAAATGATTGCGAAGGCCCGAGCCCAGCAGGCGTGA